Proteins co-encoded in one Medicago truncatula cultivar Jemalong A17 chromosome 8, MtrunA17r5.0-ANR, whole genome shotgun sequence genomic window:
- the LOC11422569 gene encoding uncharacterized protein isoform X1, with product MGEGREGDWECSGCNNRNYAFRSFCNRCKQPRLLVDTKTPADSKWLPRIGDWICTGCTNNNYASREKCKKCGQPKEVAAMPAIAMTGASFSAYPHYFSRVPGGPEQRMNIGLIGNGGPPQSLNLNYNWPVTGAQKFGLQSVSLWPPGVNYSSGHPYENSSSQNPNGWRNGDWVCNCGFHNYSSRAQCKKCNASPPGIASFLGVDSLGTKRLASEELGYDWDNKRLNVGSTNDQQQAVGTSAEPRPALFPAYTGINSSSAPSLPMPPLFPIPPQVSSTALLGKGAKQWRSGDWMCTNCNNHNYASRLECNRCKTLRVAPMQPVNVV from the exons atgggGGAAGGAAGAGAAGGTGATTGGGAGTGCAGTGGTTGCAACAACAGAAACTACGCTTTCAGATCATTCTGCAATCGATGCAAACAACCACGTCTTCTTGTTGATACCAAAACCCCTGCTGATTCCAAATGGCTTCCTCGTATTGGTGATTGGATCTGCACCG GTTGCACTAACAACAATTATGCATCAAGAGAGAAGTGCAAGAAATGCGGACAACCAAAGGAGGTAGCGGCCATGCCAGCAATTGCTATGACAGGAGCATCTTTCTCTGCTTATCCACATTATTTTTCCAGGGTTCCGGGAGGACCAGAGCAAAGGATGAATATTGGATTGATTGGAAACGGTGGGCCACCACAGTCGCTGAATTTGAATTATAACTGGCCTGTTACTGGAGCACAAAAGTTTGGTCTCCAGTCAGTTTCCCTTTGGCCACCAGGTGTAAATTATAGTTCTGGACATCCATATGAAAATTCCTCTAGTCAGAACCCAAATGGGTGGCGCAATGGGGACTGGGTCTGTAACTGTGGCTTCCACAATTACTCCTCACGCGCACAA TGTAAAAAATGCAATGCTTCTCCACCAGGTATTGCTTCCTTCCTTGGTGTGGATT CACTTGGCACAAAACGGTTAGCTTCTGAAGAATTGGGTTATGACTGGGATAACAAGAGATTGAACGTAGGATCT ACGAATGATCAGCAGCAAGCAGTAGGGACCAGTGCAGAACCAAGACCTGCACTCTTTCCTGCTTATACCGGCATTAACTCTAGTTCAGCACCAAGTTTGCCAATGCCCCCACTCTTTCCAATTCCACCTCAAGTTTCTTCTACTGCACTCCTTGGAAAAGG AGCTAAGCAATGGCGAAGTGGTGATTGGATGTGCACAAATTGCAACAATCATAATTATGCGTCCAGACTAGAGTGTAACAG GTGTAAAACGCTTAGAGTGGCACCCATGCAACCCGTCAATGTTGTGTAA
- the LOC11411225 gene encoding uncharacterized protein → METPSSTARRVTRSQTTTLTASNINNIPSSRKIEDSEKNASKSRQRKGQAQQQDRCALIDISNDSPIVGLANGEIETPLSSIAKQRGSRVKKTPGSGEALLRGQVKTLLQKVEEEAEISKLTMDVRPFLQFVNSPMQLLAPTPANTPQIPNVHDTAIGFTEFSPSSVVQEQLIPQVLNQESVESEKNVLSPLLLDFSDKSEVTEDSKMGSTEDDGDSIWSIQVNASTHDDEDDDEEIAEVEEDEVDDYYEGVEEEEEYADGGLLLDELCEGLSNIGVNEGNVVPKFAGKHTRFLYDSDEDEIVEEVVEESADSNSEILHLKGLPTPKGKHIRFSEEEEKSDL, encoded by the exons ATGGAGACTCCTTCATCCACTGCAAGAAGAGTCACAAGGTCACAAACAACCACCTTGACTGCttccaacatcaacaacatcccATCTTCAA GGAAGATCGAAGACTCGGAAAAGAACGCTTCGAAATCAAGACAAAGAAAGGGGCAAGCACAACAACAGGATCGGTGTGCACTGATCGACATATCCAATGATTCTCCCATCGTTGGCCTTGCGAATGGCGAGATTGAGACACCTCTGTCGAGTATTGCGAAGCAAAGAGGAAGCCGGGTGAAGAAGACTCCTGGTTCTGGTGAAGCTTTGTTGAGGGGACAAGTGAAGACCCTTTTGCAGaaagttgaagaagaagctgaGATTTCTAAACTCACAATGGATGTTCGTCCTTTTCTTCAATTTGTTAACTCTCCAATGCAACTTCTTGCCCCAACTCCTGCAAACACCCCTCAAATCCCCAATGTTCACGACACTGCCATTGGTTTCACTGAGTTTTCACCTTCTTCTGTTGTTCAAGAACAACTCATTCCTCAG GTGCTGAATCAAGAGAGTGTTGAATCTGAAAAGAATGTGCTAAGTCCACTGCTGTTAGATTTCTCTGACAAATCTGAGGTTACAGAAGACTCTAAGATGGGGTCCACAGAAGATGATGGTGATTCTATTTGGTCAATTCAAGTCAATGCAAGCACacatgatgatgaagatgatgatgaggaaATAGCTGAGGTAGAAGAAGATGAGGTGGATGATTACTATGAGGGtgttgaagaagaggaagagtaTGCTGATGGAGGGTTGCTACTTGATGAACTGTGTGAGGGTTTGAGCAACATAGGTGTGAATGAAGGAAATGTGGTTCCAAAGTTTGCTGGGAAACATACAAGATTTTTGTATGATAGTGATGAAGATGAGATTGTGGAAGAGGTTGTTGAAGAATCTGCTGATTCTAACTCTGAGATTTTGCATTTGAAGGGGTTGCCAACTCCAAAAGGAAAGCATATTCGTTTTTCTGAGGAGGAAGAGAAATCTGATCTGTGA
- the LOC11422569 gene encoding uncharacterized RNA-binding protein C17H9.04c isoform X2 produces the protein MGEGREGDWECSGCNNRNYAFRSFCNRCKQPRLLVDTKTPADSKWLPRIGDWICTGCTNNNYASREKCKKCGQPKEVAAMPAIAMTGASFSAYPHYFSRVPGGPEQRMNIGLIGNGGPPQSLNLNYNWPVTGAQKFGLQSVSLWPPGVNYSSGHPYENSSSQNPNGWRNGDWVCNCGFHNYSSRAQCKKCNASPPALGTKRLASEELGYDWDNKRLNVGSTNDQQQAVGTSAEPRPALFPAYTGINSSSAPSLPMPPLFPIPPQVSSTALLGKGAKQWRSGDWMCTNCNNHNYASRLECNRCKTLRVAPMQPVNVV, from the exons atgggGGAAGGAAGAGAAGGTGATTGGGAGTGCAGTGGTTGCAACAACAGAAACTACGCTTTCAGATCATTCTGCAATCGATGCAAACAACCACGTCTTCTTGTTGATACCAAAACCCCTGCTGATTCCAAATGGCTTCCTCGTATTGGTGATTGGATCTGCACCG GTTGCACTAACAACAATTATGCATCAAGAGAGAAGTGCAAGAAATGCGGACAACCAAAGGAGGTAGCGGCCATGCCAGCAATTGCTATGACAGGAGCATCTTTCTCTGCTTATCCACATTATTTTTCCAGGGTTCCGGGAGGACCAGAGCAAAGGATGAATATTGGATTGATTGGAAACGGTGGGCCACCACAGTCGCTGAATTTGAATTATAACTGGCCTGTTACTGGAGCACAAAAGTTTGGTCTCCAGTCAGTTTCCCTTTGGCCACCAGGTGTAAATTATAGTTCTGGACATCCATATGAAAATTCCTCTAGTCAGAACCCAAATGGGTGGCGCAATGGGGACTGGGTCTGTAACTGTGGCTTCCACAATTACTCCTCACGCGCACAA TGTAAAAAATGCAATGCTTCTCCACCAG CACTTGGCACAAAACGGTTAGCTTCTGAAGAATTGGGTTATGACTGGGATAACAAGAGATTGAACGTAGGATCT ACGAATGATCAGCAGCAAGCAGTAGGGACCAGTGCAGAACCAAGACCTGCACTCTTTCCTGCTTATACCGGCATTAACTCTAGTTCAGCACCAAGTTTGCCAATGCCCCCACTCTTTCCAATTCCACCTCAAGTTTCTTCTACTGCACTCCTTGGAAAAGG AGCTAAGCAATGGCGAAGTGGTGATTGGATGTGCACAAATTGCAACAATCATAATTATGCGTCCAGACTAGAGTGTAACAG GTGTAAAACGCTTAGAGTGGCACCCATGCAACCCGTCAATGTTGTGTAA
- the LOC11408163 gene encoding uncharacterized protein, producing MGTTSLSSNSPSLINIILTRRSSSLPSTRHNRFLSFQPSTSLTFHSIICSSSSSTNTNTDDDEKDSVQAPTPTPAEPVELRLRRRSKRQARKQRENGTLTNSIQQPKAKAAPKKWEDMSFTEKALELYVGEKGALFWLNKFAYASIFIMIGLWIAFRFVGPALNIYQLDQPLLSPEDVLKGSS from the coding sequence atgGGAACCACCTCCCTCTCTTCAAACTCACCTTCCCTCATCAATATTATTCTAACTAGACGTTCAAGTTCACTCCCATCAACCAGACACAACCGATTCCTCTCATTTCAACCTAGCACTTCCCTCACTTTCCACTCCATCATCTGCAGCAGCAGCAGTAGCACCAACACAAACACGGACGACGATGAAAAAGATTCAGTTCAAGCACCAACTCCAACACCAGCTGAACCGGTTGAACTAAGGCTGCGGCGAAGATCGAAAAGACAAGCTAGAAAACAGAGAGAGAATGGAACTCTCACAAATAGCATACAGCAACCCAAGGCAAAGGCTGCTCCTAAGAAATGGGAGGACATGAGTTTCACTGAGAAGGCACTTGAGCTTTATGTAGGAGAGAAAGGTGCTCTCTTTTGGCTTAACAAATTTGCATATGCTTCAATCTTCATAATGATTGGGCTGTGGATAGCGTTTAGGTTTGTGGGTCCTGCACTTAATATTTATCAGCTGGATCAACCTCTACTGTCACCTGAGGATGTACTGAAGGGATCTTCCTGA